Proteins from one Salvelinus alpinus chromosome 34, SLU_Salpinus.1, whole genome shotgun sequence genomic window:
- the LOC139563729 gene encoding creatine kinase, testis isozyme-like has product MPFGNTHNALKMKYTSSEEYPDLSQHNNHMAKILTPAIYERLRSKQTPSGFTLDDVIQTGIDNPGHPFIMTVGCVAGDEETYEVFKELLDPIIEDRHGGYKPTDKHKTDLNPNNLKGGDDLDPNYVLSSRVRTGRSIRGFCLPPHCSRGERRAVEKMSVEALDSLSGDLKGKYYALKNMTDAEQQQLIDDHFLFDKPVSPLLLASGMARDWPDGRGIWHNDTKTFLVWVNEEDHLRVISMQKGGNMKEVFNRFCTGLTKIETLFKDKGTSFMWNGHLGYVLTCPSNLGTGLRAGVHVKIPNMSKHAKFEEVLKRLRLQKRGTGGVDTAAVGGTFDISNADRLGFSEVELVQMVVDGVKLLVEMEKKLEKGQSIDGIMPTQK; this is encoded by the exons ATGCCGTTCGGAAACACCCACAACGCGCTGAAGATGAAGTACACTTCTAGTGAGGAGTACCCAGATCTCAGCCAGCACAATAATCATATGGCCAAGATCTTGACTCCTGCCATCTACGAGCGTCTAAGGAGCAAACAAACGCCCAGTGGTTTTACATTGGATGATGTCATTCAAACCGGGATTGATAACCCAG GCCATCCATTCATCATGACTGTGGGATGTGTGGCTGGAGATGAGGAGACATACGAGGTCTTCAAGGAGCTGCTGGACCCCATCATTGAGGACAGACATGGAGGATACAAGCCTACAGACAAGCACAagaccgacctcaacccaaacaACCTGAAG GGTGGAGATGACCTGGACCCCAACTACGTCCTTAGCTCCCGTGTCCGAACAGGAAGGAGCATCCGGGGGTTCTGTCTGCCCCCACACTGCAGCCGTGGAGAGCGAAGGGCCGTTGAGAAAATGTCTGTTGAAG CTCTGGACTCCCTGTCCGGTGACCTGAAGGGGAAGTACTACGCCCTGAAAAACATGACAGATgctgagcagcagcagctgattGATGACCACTTCCTGTTTGACAAGCCTGTGTCTCCTCTGCTGCTGGCCTCTGGCATGGCCCGGGACTGGCCCGATGGCAGGGGGATCTG GCACAATGATACCAAGACCTTCCTGGTTTGGGTCAACGAGGAGGACCACCTGCGTGTCATCTCCATGCAGAAGGGTGGCAACATGAAGGAGGTGTTCAACCGTTTCTGTACTGGCCTCACAAAG ATTGAAACCCTGTTCAAAGATAAGGGCACTTCATTCATGTGGAACGGGCACTTAGGCTACGTGCTCACCTGCCCATCCAACCTGGGAACAGGGCTGCGTGCTGGAGTCCACGTCAAGATCCCCAACATGAGCAAGCATGCCAAATTCGAGGAGGTACTCAAGAGGCTAAGGCTTCAGAAACGTGGAACAG GTGGAGTAGACACCGCAGCCGTGGGTGGAACCTTCGACATCTCCAATGCCGATCGCCTGGGCTTCTCCGAGGTGGAGCTGGTGCAGATGGTTGTGGATGGAGTCAAGCTGCTGGTTGAGATGGAGAAGAAGCTGGAGAAAGGCCAGTCTATCGACGGCATCATGCCCACCCAGAAGTGA